The segment GTGCGGTCGAACAGGTTGCCGCGAATGAAATCGAGCGCGAGCCCACCCGGTGTGCTGTCCAGTGGGTTGAAGCCGTCGGGAAGGGCGGCCAGCCCGGGCAGGATCGGATGGGTGAAGTCCTCGGAGGCGGTGTAGAGAAGCTCCGCCGGGGCCTGGGAGGACAGCACGTTGACCGCCACCCGGAACATTGTTCCGGCCGCCTCCACCTGGATCTGGTAATGCGGGCTGTCCGTGCCGCCCTCCCGGCGGTGGTCACGAACGCGGCCGGCGAGAACTCCGTAGGATTTCAACGGCATGACAACCTCCACCTGACTTTCCCCGTGGTTGCAACGCTCACGCGGAGCGTAGCAGCAAGGTGAGAGGTCGCGGCACGACGGTGCCGTGTTGCTGATTCCGGGATTCCGGCGACCGCTCTGCCTTCGCACCCCTGCGGTCGCGGGTATCGCCGGCGGAAAGCCCGCCAGGAAGCAAGGGAAGGGAAGCGTGCTTCATCGGTGGATGAAACGGGAGGTGAATATTCGTGGTTGGTAGCCCGGGCGGCAGCCCGCCGTCGCTGCTTCTGAGCAAGAAATGAGGATTATGGCTGCGAGGGCAACCAAAATCCCACTTCTTGCGAGTTGCCAGGTGGATCCCCGGGTTCGGCGAAGACAGGCAGGTTCGAGCGAACCTGGGCGGGGTTGCCACGGGCCAGATCCGGCTGGTCATGGGCGCAGCCGGGTTCGCAGGACGTCCAGCTCGGGGTCGGTGATGCCGTGGGCGGCGGCCCAGCCGGTGGCGCCGCCCCACTTGTCGTCGAGCCGCTCGAAGAACGTCCACATGGTCTCCGGTCGGCAGCTGATGTCCCGCCTGGCCGCCGGCCGGCTGTTGTAGGTGGGCAGTGAGGCGAGCCGTTCCGCGATCAGTGGCAGCCGCTCGTTGGTGAGGACGTAGTCGTCGACGATCGCTGACCGCTCCACCCCCGCGATGTCGAGGACGAGCGCGGCGAGCACCCCGGTGCGGTCCTTGCCGGCAGCGCAGTGGAACAGCGCCGGCAGCTCCACCGGCCGGGTGAGCAGCCGGATGGCATCCGGCGCCTCGCTGCCGGACCGGAGCAGATAGTCGAGGTAGTGGTCGGCGATCTCCTGCTTCGACCGGCGCTCGACGATCACCTTGTGCTCCGGGTCGCCGGGAACCAGGTAGGAGTCCGGCACGAACGCCAGGTTGTGGTAGCGCACGTCGGTCTCGGCGAGCAGGCCACGGCCTTCCGCCGCCGCCTCCCTCGGGGTGCGCAGGTCCAGCACGGCGCGCAGGCCGAGACCGTCAACCAGCCGCCGGATGTCGTCCAGGCTGAGCAGCTGCACTGTGTCGGTCCGGAACAGCACACCGCGGGCGGTCCGGCCGCCGCCCGCCAGCGGCAGCCCGCCGAGGTCCCGCGCGTTCACACACCCGTCGAGCTGGATCCAGCGATCGGTCACGAGCCCCATTCTGCCCCGACCCCGCGTGCGACCCGAGCGAATCTGAAACCAGCATTCCGCACCGGCCGGACGTCGCGCGCGACTCGGGGTGACGGGTCAACGCGACTCGGCCGGTGATCGAGTCGATCACCGGCCGAGTGCGGTGTTTGCGCTGCCCCGTGCGCGCTACCTGCGCGCGCTCCGCGGGTTTGTCATTCGTCCTGTCAGGGCTTCGGGGCCAGTGACGGTGTGGGGGTCGGTACCGGGGTCGGGGTTGGGGTTGGAGTGGGGTCTGGGGTCAGCGGGACGGTCGAGATCGCAACCGCCGCCGGAGTTACAGCCGCAGCCGAAGCGGTAGTCGGCGCCGCAGCCGCAGCCGCAGCCGGGGTGCTGGGAGGCGTCCAGGTGATCGTGACCGCACCGTTGCCGTCGTTGACCGTGCCTGAGTTGACTCCGGCGGTCAGGATGGCGTTCACGACGTCCGACGCGGCGAACGAGCTCCCGCCACCGCCGCCACCGCCGGCACCACCACCGCCGCCGAAGGCGCCGCCGCCACCGCTGCCGCCGCCACCAGCGAAGTAACCGCCACCACCGCCGCCGCCCGCGCCACCGCCGGAAGTGGTGGCGGTCGGGTTCTGGCAGGGCGGGACATACACCCCGTTGCAGGGCAGGTTGCCGGCCCCGCCGATCCCGCCGGCCCCGGCAGCGGCGTCAGCGCCGTCCCCGGCGCAGCGCGGATCGGTCAGCGGATCGCTGGGCGGGGGACTCCCAGCGCCGTGCCGGCAGGCGTTCAGCCCTCCGATGCCGCCGGCCGTCTGGGTGCCGCCCTTGCCGGAGAATCCGGCGTTGCCACCATCGACCGTGGTCCCACCGTCGGCGCCGGCGTCACCGCCACCGGAACCGCCGGCCCCGCCGAGCGCGTTGCCCTGGCCGCCGGTGCCGCCTCCTCCGCCGCCGCCCGCGCCGACCAGCATTCGGGTGGACAGGTCACAGGTCAGTGCGGCACATCCCGCCGTGGCCAGACGGACGTCCGAGGAGCCGCCGCCGCCGGAACCGTTACCGCCGTTGAAGGCTGTTCCGCCGTTCGCACCGGAACCGTCGCCAGGCCCGCCCGGCACTCCGCCGGTGGACCCACCGAACCCGCCGAGTGCGCCGGAACCGCCGGACGGGCCGTTGCTCATTCCGCCCGAACGTGAGGCGCCGGTGCCGTTGGCGCCCTTACCCGCCACGTCCACCTGCAGGACCTGGCCGCTCGCGAGGCCGGTCAGTGTCCCGGATGCCTGGCCACCGCTTCCGCCGGGACGTCCGGTGATGTCACCGGCCGGCGAACCGCCATGAGCGGCGTCGCCGGCGATGAAGTAGTGCCCGCCCTGGGCGCCGGTGACGATGACCTCGACCGAGCCCACTCCCGCGGGCACCCGGAAGGTGTCCGATCCGACGGAGTGATACGTGCAGGTCAGGGTCGTTGTCCCGGACAGCACGCCGGTGCTCCCACACACCGGTGCCGGGGTGATCGCGATCCCCACCGGCCGGTCACCCACGGGGATGGGGGCGCCGGGGGCCTTGGTGGCCAGATCGATCGGCGTCACCGTGTCGCTGTCGCGGTTGACCGCGTAGGCGGCCACGCCGTCCGGCGTGATCGCGATCGCGAACGGCAGGGTTCCTCCGGTGGTGATGGTGGCACCGGGGGTGTTGGTGGCCACGTCGATCGGCGTCACCACGTTTTCGCGCTCATTGGTGACGTACACGGTTTTGCCGTCGGGCGTGATCGCGATTCCGACCGGGCGGTCGCTGACCTGGATGGGGGTACCGGGGGTGTTGGTAGCCACATCGATCGGTGTCACGGTGGCGCTCTCGGCATTGGCGTTGTCGGTGACGTACGCGGTTCTGCCGTCCGGCGTGATCGCGATCCCCTGCGGGTTGTTCCCGGCGGGGATCGGGGTGCCGGTGGTGTTGGTTGCCACGTCGATCGGCGTCACCATGCCATCGGCGGAGTCGGTGACGTAGGCGGTCCTGCCGTCGGGCGTGATCGCGACACTGTGCGCGTTGTCCCCGACCGGGATGTTGGGGCCGGGGGTGTTGGTGGCGACATCGATCGGCGTCACGCTGTCGCCGACATTGTTCACCACGTACGCGGTCCGGCCGTCGGGAGTCACCGCGATCCCGAACGGTGACTCACCGACCGGAATCGCGGTACCAGCGGTGTTGGTGACCGCATTGATAGGCGTCACCGTGTTGTCGGACCGGTTCGTCACATAGACGGTCTTGCCGTCAGGCGTGACCGTGATTCCCCTCGGGGTCTTACCGACCTGGATCGGGGTACCGGCGGTATTGGTGGCCACGTCGATCGGGGTCACCGTGTTACCGAAGTTGTTGATCACGTAGGCGGTGGCTGCCGCCGGCTTCGAACCAGGCCCCGTTGTCGGTTCCGACGTCGGCGTCGTTGTCGGTTCCGGTGTCGGCGTGGTTGTCGGTCCCGGGCTTGAAGTCGGCTCCGGGGTTGTTGTCGGTTCCGGCTCGGTCGGGTGCGTGGGCTTGGGCTCGTTGGAGCTGCCCCACGTGATGATCACCTGGCCGTTTCCGTTGTTGACGGTTCCGGTGTTGACGCCGGCGGTCAGGAGGGCAGAGCTGATGTTCGCGTTGGATGCGGCGAAGGAGCTTCCTCCGCCACCACCGGCACCCGCTCCGCCGCCGCCGATCGAGAGGCCTCCGCCACCCGAGCCGCCACCGCCGCCGAAGTAGCCGCCGCCACCGCCACCACCGGCGCCACCGCCTGAGGTCGGATCATCGGGGTTCCTGCAGGGCGGGTTGTGGACACCCAGGCAGGGCTGGTTTCCCGCGCCCCCGACGCCACCGGACCCGGAGCCGCCGACACTGCCATCGCCGCCGAAACGCGGATCGTCGGGCTCGGGGGCAGGCGGAGTCGCGTGCCGCCCGGCGTTGAGGCCCGCGGCCCCACCCGCGGTCTGGGTTGCACCGCCCCCAGGAGTCCCCGGATGGCCGCCATCGACGATGGCGCCACCAGCGGCGCCGGCGTCACCGCCACCGGCACCACCGGCCCCGCCGAGCGCATAGCCCTGGCCCCCGGTGCCGCCACCGCCGCCGCCGCCCGCTCCAACCAGCGCTCGAGCCGACAGGCCACACGTCAACTTTGCGCAGCCGCCAGTAGCGACCCGTACGTCCGAGGAGCCGCCGCCGCCGGCACCGTTGCCACCGTTGTTGCTCGAGGTGCCGCCAGCAGCGCCGCCGGCGTCACCCTTGCCGCCCGCGACACCACCGTTGGAGCCGCCGAACCCGCCCGCGGCGCCCTGCCCGCCCGACGGCCCGTTGTTCTTTCCACCAGATCGGCTCGCCGCCGTGCCGTCAATACCCTTGCCGGCGACATCGACCTGCAGCACCAGGCCCGAGGGCAGACCCGATATCACGCCGTACGCACGGCCGCCGGCCCCACCCGGACGGCCGGTGATATCGCCCACCGGCGAGCCACCGTGAATGTCGTCACCGGCGATGTGGTAATGACCACCCTGAGCGCCGACAACCGTGATCTCGACCCATTTTGTGCCGCTGGGAACGGTGAAGGTGTCTGAACCGACCGTACTGTAGGTGCAGGTCTTCTTGTTGAGGACACCCGAGCTGCCGCAGGCTTTTTTCGGAGAGCCACCCGCCGGAAACTCCGGCACGCAGCTGGTCAGCGTCATACTCAGCAGAACACCCAGCACTGAAACAGACCACGCGAATACGCGACGATTTCGTATGACGATCATCCCCCTCTGGTAAAACATTCATGAACCACGAGAACCTGCCGACCCGGCCTCGCCGTCCCACCGCGACGCCGGGCCGCCACCGCGAACGCGGCAGCGCTTCGTCATTGCCGGCCGCCGGCCGCCGGCCGCGTATCGCCGGGCCCCTTTCCTTCGTCACCTCACCCGGCGCAGGACCGGGCGGGCCGTGCTCGCTGCCGTGCCCGCCCGCGCGGCGTCCGGGGCTGAAGGTGTCTTCAGACTCCGTCGTCGGCGCACAGCGCCCAGACGTCGGAATAGGTGCTCGGCGAGCTTGAGCCCCCGGTATGGGTGAAGGCCGTCCAGTACGCCGCCGTGGTGGTCCCGTCGCTGACCGGGTTGCCGCTCGAATCGCTGGGGAAGCTTTCGTTGAGGTGGTCGCCGCCCGAGCCCGGTCCGGTGAAGTTGGTCGTGGTGACGCTGCCTCCGCTGATGGCGGCGCCCCCACTGACCAGTTTTCCGTCCCCGCCGGAGCAGCCGACGGTTGCCTTCTGGCCGGTGCTCGCCGTGGTCGGACCGCTCGCCTCGCTGAAGCGGACCTTCACGGTGACGCCGCTGACGTTGATGTTGTTTCCGCTGCAGATCGCGTAGGCATAGGTGTAGTTGGTGCTGTTGGCGCCGTTGGCCCACCCGACAGCGGTCCAGGAATCGGGGTTGGTCTCGCCGTCGGCCGCGGCTTTCTGGCCGTAGTTGTGGGCGGAGTTGTTGAAGGTGGGGAAGCTGGCGATCGGCTTGAAGTTGCCGATGGTGCCCGGGGTGGTGCGCGCGCCGCCGCCGAGCAGGACCGTGTTCGCCGGGCAGGTCGCGGTGACCAGGCCCACCGTCGTCGCGGTGGTGGGTGCGTTGGTCTTGTTCATGACGACCTGGGTGTGGTTGATCAGGTTGCTGGTGAAGCACACCGCGAAGGGCGTGGTGGAGAAGCCGCTGTCGACCTGGCCGCCGCTGCCGCCGATCCCGAGCCAGTGCGTTACATCGGTGCCGACGACCCCGGTGGAACCGGTGTATTCGGTGGTGCCGTCGGAGCTGGGTGAGGTGCCCTTCACATGGTTGCCGTTGCCGCTGCCGGTGGCCTGGTTGATCCCACCGCCGGAGATCAGGCCGCTGCTGCAGTCCGCGTGGGTGGAGATCTCGGAGTTGGCACTCGCGGGACCGCTGGTGGCCCCGGGTGTCTTCACCGTGACGCCCACCGTGTTGGCGTGTGCCGCGCCCGGGAAGGCCACGGCCAGCGCGGTGCCCAGGACCAGTGCTGTTGCCGCGGCGTGCTTACGCACAGACAGATGTGATCTCACGTTGACCTTCGCGTCAGGGGTGCGCGATGCG is part of the Parafrankia irregularis genome and harbors:
- a CDS encoding tyrosine-protein phosphatase; translated protein: MTDRWIQLDGCVNARDLGGLPLAGGGRTARGVLFRTDTVQLLSLDDIRRLVDGLGLRAVLDLRTPREAAAEGRGLLAETDVRYHNLAFVPDSYLVPGDPEHKVIVERRSKQEIADHYLDYLLRSGSEAPDAIRLLTRPVELPALFHCAAGKDRTGVLAALVLDIAGVERSAIVDDYVLTNERLPLIAERLASLPTYNSRPAARRDISCRPETMWTFFERLDDKWGGATGWAAAHGITDPELDVLRTRLRP
- a CDS encoding beta-propeller fold lactonase family protein codes for the protein MTLTSCVPEFPAGGSPKKACGSSGVLNKKTCTYSTVGSDTFTVPSGTKWVEITVVGAQGGHYHIAGDDIHGGSPVGDITGRPGGAGGRAYGVISGLPSGLVLQVDVAGKGIDGTAASRSGGKNNGPSGGQGAAGGFGGSNGGVAGGKGDAGGAAGGTSSNNGGNGAGGGGSSDVRVATGGCAKLTCGLSARALVGAGGGGGGGTGGQGYALGGAGGAGGGDAGAAGGAIVDGGHPGTPGGGATQTAGGAAGLNAGRHATPPAPEPDDPRFGGDGSVGGSGSGGVGGAGNQPCLGVHNPPCRNPDDPTSGGGAGGGGGGGYFGGGGGSGGGGLSIGGGGAGAGGGGGSSFAASNANISSALLTAGVNTGTVNNGNGQVIITWGSSNEPKPTHPTEPEPTTTPEPTSSPGPTTTPTPEPTTTPTSEPTTGPGSKPAAATAYVINNFGNTVTPIDVATNTAGTPIQVGKTPRGITVTPDGKTVYVTNRSDNTVTPINAVTNTAGTAIPVGESPFGIAVTPDGRTAYVVNNVGDSVTPIDVATNTPGPNIPVGDNAHSVAITPDGRTAYVTDSADGMVTPIDVATNTTGTPIPAGNNPQGIAITPDGRTAYVTDNANAESATVTPIDVATNTPGTPIQVSDRPVGIAITPDGKTVYVTNERENVVTPIDVATNTPGATITTGGTLPFAIAITPDGVAAYAVNRDSDTVTPIDLATKAPGAPIPVGDRPVGIAITPAPVCGSTGVLSGTTTLTCTYHSVGSDTFRVPAGVGSVEVIVTGAQGGHYFIAGDAAHGGSPAGDITGRPGGSGGQASGTLTGLASGQVLQVDVAGKGANGTGASRSGGMSNGPSGGSGALGGFGGSTGGVPGGPGDGSGANGGTAFNGGNGSGGGGSSDVRLATAGCAALTCDLSTRMLVGAGGGGGGGTGGQGNALGGAGGSGGGDAGADGGTTVDGGNAGFSGKGGTQTAGGIGGLNACRHGAGSPPPSDPLTDPRCAGDGADAAAGAGGIGGAGNLPCNGVYVPPCQNPTATTSGGGAGGGGGGGYFAGGGGSGGGGAFGGGGGAGGGGGGGSSFAASDVVNAILTAGVNSGTVNDGNGAVTITWTPPSTPAAAAAAAPTTASAAAVTPAAVAISTVPLTPDPTPTPTPTPVPTPTPSLAPKP